A single genomic interval of Deinococcus apachensis DSM 19763 harbors:
- a CDS encoding tetratricopeptide repeat protein, with the protein MSIRPALLLSAALLAGSAAAQTTTTTEPPAQNAQPQRTAEQAAAQARDLAEQARRTYPQGSASIDQTLWKQAAAAAEQAVALAPDNAEYLRLRAQIYTEVGFWRQAELAWNAYFRAAPAQPGSAEARQAATAQYNLGYAAYTRNQPDQAARFFATCLDLDAQNGDCATWAARTALEAGNYAQAQTLYARALQLKPGDKTLTYFQGVAQRASQYGPAATRAFSRAYADLDAGRKTQALAGFQEAARTAPNFAEAWREAGRLALELGNAQAARAAYEGAVALPGATEGDRFNLALAREGEQYGLGAVRAFRAAYAKYAAGDKAGAETGFLDATRQNPQYAKAWAWLGRTRYQGKNYTGAAEAYGQAVGLDPNDKSSAYFLRLAQQGK; encoded by the coding sequence ATGTCCATCCGTCCTGCCCTGCTCCTGAGTGCCGCGCTGCTGGCTGGCTCCGCCGCCGCTCAGACGACCACCACGACCGAGCCGCCTGCCCAGAATGCCCAGCCCCAACGGACCGCCGAGCAGGCCGCTGCCCAGGCCCGCGACCTGGCCGAGCAGGCCCGCCGCACCTACCCGCAGGGCAGCGCGAGCATCGACCAGACGCTGTGGAAGCAGGCCGCCGCCGCCGCGGAACAGGCCGTGGCGCTGGCCCCGGACAACGCCGAGTACCTGAGGCTCCGCGCCCAGATTTACACTGAGGTCGGCTTCTGGCGGCAGGCGGAACTCGCGTGGAACGCCTACTTCCGGGCAGCGCCCGCTCAGCCCGGCAGCGCCGAGGCCCGTCAGGCCGCCACCGCCCAGTACAACCTGGGCTACGCGGCGTACACGCGCAACCAGCCCGACCAGGCCGCGCGCTTCTTTGCCACCTGCCTGGACCTGGACGCCCAGAACGGGGACTGCGCGACCTGGGCTGCCCGCACGGCGTTGGAGGCCGGGAACTACGCGCAGGCGCAAACCCTTTACGCCCGTGCCCTGCAATTGAAACCCGGGGACAAGACGCTCACGTACTTCCAGGGCGTGGCGCAGCGGGCCAGCCAGTACGGCCCCGCCGCCACCCGCGCCTTCAGCCGCGCCTACGCCGACCTTGACGCAGGCCGCAAGACGCAGGCCCTCGCCGGATTCCAGGAGGCCGCCCGCACCGCCCCCAACTTCGCCGAGGCGTGGCGGGAGGCGGGCCGTCTGGCGCTGGAACTCGGGAACGCTCAGGCCGCCCGCGCAGCTTATGAGGGCGCCGTCGCCCTGCCCGGCGCCACCGAGGGCGACCGCTTCAACCTCGCGCTGGCGCGGGAGGGCGAGCAGTATGGGCTGGGCGCCGTGCGGGCGTTCCGCGCCGCCTACGCGAAGTACGCGGCGGGCGACAAGGCCGGGGCCGAGACGGGCTTCCTCGATGCCACCCGCCAGAATCCGCAGTACGCCAAGGCCTGGGCCTGGCTGGGCCGCACCCGCTACCAGGGCAAGAACTACACCGGGGCGGCGGAAGCCTACGGGCAGGCTGTCGGGCTCGACCCGAACGACAAGAGCAGCGCGTACTTCCTGCGGCTGGCGCAACAGGGCAAATAA
- a CDS encoding alpha/beta hydrolase family protein translates to MRRLVRFALLLLVLGAGYVALTQPENLPFRLPWTAARTEPVDEPGAPTTRTPGESMPTTSLGEVTDAALRAFVSRQPISIQALRAREYPGSKLTVIRTLRPGVNYSRQVVSYESDGLTIYGLLTVPNGTPPEGGWPAIVFNHGYIPPNVYRTTERYVAYQDALARAGFVTLKSDYRGHGDSEGQARGGYDDPGYTVDVLNAAASLKRDPRVNRARLGLWGHSMGGQLSLRAMLVDRDLKAASLWAGVVASYDVLATEWGWPPGEEKRVLDPLNRRYLRMLSPNASLGDLNGRPIQLHHGTADEEVPYAFQQDLAADLRAAGQGVEAYRYEGDNHNLSRNLGLALRRSVVFFKANL, encoded by the coding sequence ATGAGGCGGCTTGTCCGGTTCGCCCTGCTCCTGCTCGTGCTGGGGGCGGGGTACGTCGCCCTCACGCAGCCGGAGAACTTGCCCTTCCGGCTGCCCTGGACGGCGGCGCGGACGGAGCCGGTGGACGAACCGGGGGCGCCCACCACGCGGACGCCGGGCGAGTCCATGCCCACCACATCCCTCGGCGAGGTGACGGACGCGGCGCTCCGGGCTTTCGTGTCGCGGCAGCCCATCAGCATCCAGGCGCTGCGGGCGAGGGAATACCCCGGCAGCAAGTTGACGGTGATACGGACGCTGCGCCCCGGCGTGAACTACTCCCGGCAAGTCGTGAGCTACGAGTCGGACGGGCTCACGATCTACGGCCTGCTCACCGTCCCCAACGGTACGCCGCCGGAGGGGGGCTGGCCCGCCATCGTGTTCAACCACGGCTACATCCCGCCGAACGTGTACCGCACCACCGAGCGCTACGTGGCCTACCAGGACGCCTTGGCCCGGGCGGGGTTCGTCACCCTCAAGAGCGACTACCGCGGCCACGGTGACTCGGAGGGCCAGGCGCGCGGCGGGTACGACGATCCCGGCTACACCGTGGACGTGCTGAACGCCGCCGCCAGTCTCAAGCGCGACCCCCGCGTGAACCGGGCGCGCCTGGGCCTGTGGGGCCACAGCATGGGCGGGCAGCTCTCCCTGCGGGCGATGCTGGTGGACCGTGACCTGAAGGCAGCCTCCCTGTGGGCGGGCGTGGTGGCGAGTTACGACGTGCTGGCAACCGAGTGGGGCTGGCCACCCGGCGAGGAGAAGCGCGTCCTCGACCCCCTGAACCGCCGTTACCTGCGGATGCTGAGCCCGAACGCCTCCCTGGGGGACCTGAACGGCCGCCCCATCCAGCTTCACCACGGCACCGCCGACGAGGAGGTGCCCTACGCCTTCCAGCAGGACCTCGCCGCCGACCTGCGCGCCGCCGGGCAAGGGGTGGAGGCCTACCGCTACGAGGGTGACAACCACAACCTCAGCCGCAACCTGGGGCTGGCGCTGCGGCGCAGCGTGGTGTTTTTCAAGGCGAATCTGTAG
- a CDS encoding alpha/beta hydrolase family protein produces MRHATLLLPALFLGLAPAHAQSAAALARVDAAQMSIPAAREKAYPGSALTVRQTLRAGSNYRRYVVSYLSDGLRINALLTVPSGTPPKGGWPAIVFNHGYIPPNVYRTTEKYVAYQDAFARAGFVTLKSDYRGHGSSQGEALGAYYAPGYTTDVMNALASLKKDPRVNPARIGMWGHSMGGFLTLRAMVIDPSIKAGVIWAGVVGDYDQMMNDWNSPVPPSIPRRVLELRKKAVEKYGTPEENPSFWNKLSANAYLRSLGGPLQLHIGTADEDVPVSFHTSLVAQMRQAGKSVQSYVYPGDNHNLSRNLYTALARSVAFFKERL; encoded by the coding sequence ATGAGGCACGCCACGCTCCTCCTCCCCGCCCTGTTCCTGGGGCTGGCCCCCGCGCACGCCCAGTCGGCCGCCGCCCTTGCCAGGGTGGACGCCGCCCAGATGAGCATTCCCGCCGCCCGCGAGAAGGCCTACCCCGGCAGCGCCCTGACCGTGCGGCAGACCCTGCGCGCGGGGAGCAACTACCGCCGCTACGTGGTGAGCTACCTGTCGGACGGCCTGCGGATCAATGCGCTGCTGACCGTCCCGTCCGGCACGCCGCCGAAGGGAGGCTGGCCCGCCATCGTCTTCAACCATGGCTACATCCCGCCGAACGTGTACCGCACGACGGAGAAGTACGTTGCCTATCAGGACGCCTTTGCCCGCGCGGGCTTCGTGACCCTCAAGAGCGACTACCGGGGGCACGGGAGCAGCCAGGGGGAAGCGCTCGGTGCCTACTACGCCCCCGGCTACACCACTGACGTGATGAACGCCCTCGCCAGCCTGAAAAAGGACCCCCGCGTGAACCCGGCCCGCATCGGCATGTGGGGGCACTCGATGGGCGGCTTCCTGACCCTGCGCGCGATGGTGATTGACCCCTCCATCAAGGCGGGCGTGATCTGGGCCGGGGTGGTCGGCGACTACGACCAGATGATGAACGACTGGAACAGCCCGGTGCCGCCGTCCATTCCCCGCCGCGTGCTGGAACTGCGGAAGAAGGCGGTCGAGAAGTACGGCACCCCGGAGGAGAACCCCAGTTTCTGGAACAAGCTCAGCGCCAACGCCTACCTGCGAAGCCTTGGCGGCCCCCTCCAGCTCCACATCGGCACGGCGGACGAGGACGTGCCGGTGAGCTTCCACACCTCACTGGTGGCACAGATGCGGCAGGCAGGCAAGTCCGTCCAGAGCTACGTCTACCCGGGCGACAACCACAACCTCAGCCGGAACCTGTACACAGCGCTCGCCCGCAGCGTGGCGTTCTTTAAGGAGCGGCTGTGA